Genomic segment of Pochonia chlamydosporia 170 chromosome 1, whole genome shotgun sequence:
GGAAAAGGAACGGGTTTGAAACTGTTCAGGGTTGATAGATCTACGAATCGGGGAGAAGTAGAATATAACCAAGTTACAAAAAAAATCAGGAATCATGCCTTGAAATATGCTTTCTTCATGGACTCTATGCTCTAGTTTCGGATGCCGCCTTGCGGAGGCGGTTCATCACAGCGGCCGCTATATCCAGCTCGTCGTCTATGCCGTCTACAAAAATGATATCCGCGCCCCGTCTATCCAGTTCCCGAAGAGCAGAGAACAAGCCCTGAGCTATGCCGCGGGTCTCTCCGCCGAGACTAATATCGAATATTTGCCCGATAGCGTCCccttgtccattttgcaAATCCCCCATGTACACGTCAAACGACGTCTCATCATGATAACCGTTCTGCTGGCTGTGCCCATTCTGCCGCGCATACAATTCAAGCTTACTGCATCGCAAACCAGCGGCAGGCTTCCACCTCTTTGTCCTTATCACTCCgaccttcttcctcccactCCCGTTCACGGCGTGCGAATCCCCATTCGTGGCCGCCGCAACGGCCTCCGCATCCGCCCTCACGATACCCTCCCTCCCATCCTTGTAGCTCGACTCGTACAGCACGACCCTCGCCTTGGGACTATAATGCTTGTACTTCATCCCCGGTGCCCGCGGCGCCGCCTTACCCTCCTCACTCTGGTCCTTGTAcgccttgacaacatccTCCCACCCAGGACAGCTCCTCAACTCGTCGATGCCTACGCCTCCAGGTCTCAAAACAACCGGAGGATCACACAGCCCGTCCACAACCGTACTCTCCACGCCGACTTCGCAAGACCCGCCATCCAGAATCAATTCTATCCGtccatccaaatcatcctTGACGTGTTGCGCCATCGTTGGCGACGGCTTGGTAGACGCATTCGCCGAAGGGGCAGCCAGCGGCACACCAGCAAGTTTAATAAGCGTCAACGCCAGCGGCGAAGAAGGCATCCGCACACCAAACGACTTGAGACCGGCCGTCACTTCCGGCGCCAGCGGTGACGGATCAGGATTCGGCAGAAGAATCGTCAGGGGCCCAGGCCAGAATCTCTTTATCAGAGACTTGTATCTTGCTGGTATGGCGCTTTCGTCCTGAGAACCAAGCAGGCTTCGCAGCATGTGGAGGTCGGACACATGCACGATGAGCGGGTTGTCAGATGGTCTGCCCTTTGCAGAGTAGATGCCCTTGACGGATGCGCTCCTCGTGGCATCCGCGCCGAGACCGTATACCGTCTCCGTAGGGAAAGCGACTGGCGTGTCCTTGGTTCTGAGATATTCCGCAGCTGGGGTCAATGTGGCGACTGCGTCTTTGGCGTCTGGGGATATGTGCCAGTGTTCTAGTCTGGCCAGGGGGTCTTTGGAGTCGTCGAATGATCCTAGAGGGTCGCCGCTGTGAGGGACGGCAACCACCCGCGTGTTCATGGCGGGCGGTGGTGAGAATGTGGCGATGGGTTGGATTCGGGGaatgctgatgttgagggtTGATGTAAGTCGTCGTGAGATGAGGCGAGCCAACTTGAATGGAGTGGGTGATGAATAGATGGTTCCCAGCTTGagtgatttttttttttaaagGTGATAGATTGCTGTCGTTATATTACTGTAGGAGTCATATAAGTTATTCGATTGTAACGGAATGCGATgcgatgtggtgttgagagTTGATGTGTGAAGTATCTGATATTGGAgaccaatttttttttttaacctCCGATGCAGGCAGTGACGTCTGATTTGCAGAGTTGAGTCAGTCGCATTTATGGCCACCAACAGACattgactacctaggtagttagaCCAGGCGCCAAATAAGGCTGGACTCCACCATGGATCAGTCTGTAACAGCCCCACGCAGATTAACCCCAGAcatttcatcgtcaacaaatCTGCGTCAAAATGGCATACCACAAAACCATGCACCCTCAGTCGTGGTGTTCTTGTATATTTTCATCATAATTCCATATACCGTCTATATCTATTCCCAGCTCACGCACCGCACCCAACTACCCCCTCACCAAGTTTCTCGCCtttctcctctcctcttccgTCAACACCCactcaacagcttcatcatcatttgcaAGCTCCTCCCactcatcatcctccataTTAGCCACCATGAGCAGCTGTGTAACTTTACCAAACACCTCTCTGACGCCGTAGTCTCCTTTGGAAACAACATTTACAATAGCCGTAAAATCCCTTTCTATGCGGACCACGCCAAACGGGCTCGTCTTCCCAGAATAGCTCAGTATCCTCCTCTCCAAAGTCTTGGACAAGTACCGAGTTGTGATATCTAGTAGCGTGCTGAATGTGTTGGGCGTCATTATCCGTGCAATCGGCTTCATGAGTTGATCCCAGCCGTGTTCGAATCGTCTCCGAACTTGGTCAAGCATATCGTCTTCGCTTTCGTCATTCTGCTGTGCAATTTCGGCCAGTTCCTCTTCATTTAGAGTGTAGTCTGTGTCGCGGAAGGTGTCGTTGATAATGGGGCGTAACCGCAACTTGGCAACCTGGTTGAAAAGTACCTGGATGCCTTCATTGAGGAGTTCTGATGATTTGCTGATGAAGCTGGTCTCCAGAGTGTGTAGTGAGTTGGCAACAAACGCCACATCCTTGTCGAAAGGGAATGAGTCTTTAATCGACGCATCGAGGGTCAGTACACCGGGTTGGTCTTCGGATATGACCACTCGACTGCCAATGATTCTGCTCAAGTATTCGTTGGCCATATCCAGACTGTTGATGAGCACGATGAACTGGATGATTTTGTCCTCTGGTGGGAAGCCCCCCTGCACGAGGGCCTTTGGATAGGATTCGTCTCTCATCTTACGCTGTACCATGCCAATGAAGTCAGAGCTCAAGACTCTGCCAATAGTTGGGATGACAGATGCAATGACATCTCGCTGCGACGTCGCCATGGATTTTTGTATCACCGTGTTGACAATATACATAACATCGTCCAccgccatgatgatgaatgggcCATTTCCTTCGATCGACCTGTTCAGTCGTAGTGACAAGCCACCTGGGTACTCATCCAGTTGGAAAGCCTTTTCCACAGACCGGCGAAAGAAGAATGTAGTCATGACATTGTATGGCGTTGTAAGTTTTGCGGAAATCTTGCGGTACAGGTTTGACTTTATCAAAAGCTCTGGCAAAGCCAGTGCCGCATCTTCATCTGTGGCATCCTACGAAGCCGTCAGTCTCAACGCTCGTGCCAACCTGGGCGGCCAACTTACCATGCATTTGCCAGACAAAAACCGTGTATATAGCGACCACCTCCCAAGCATGTGGGCAATTTCGTTCAGTAGCCCATCCACCTCCTTCATGTTGACACCTTCATCCTCACTAGACCGAGGATTATTTCCACCTCCAACAGCAGGTGAATTCACCCTTGGTGTTCCGCCCCTGGGAGGCTGTGGCAGAAAGCTCTGCACCAAAAACGAAAATGGATAACTTTTAACGTCGGTCAACGTCCTGTCAATACTGCGCTCGTCGCTCCATGCGTCCATGATAATGCCACCCTGAACATCCGCTTCCATCTGTAGCCGCTCAATCACCCTAACCATCTTGCCAGCACCGTAGTGCCGCTCCACGAGGCCCCCATGACTATCAACAATCTGTGCGATATGCTCAAAAAGCCTTGTTAATGCATTGGCGTAAAAGAACTTTTCTCTCCTTTCCTGTGCGCCGCCGCTGTCCTTCAGTGTTGCGCGAGCAGTCCCCGCGACTCCTTGACAAACATACCGCCCATATACATCCAATCCGACATCTGTCCGCCCAATCAAGGGGAATAGTTTAAAGAACCGAGTAACCTTTgtgccatcaccatggctggCCGCTTTTTCAAACTCCCGTAGAAACAGTCCACAAAGAGACTCTCTGGCGGTTTCCAACGTCACCCAGGGAGGATCAGGTACTTCCACACTGGGAACTATACTGGTAGCAAATGGTCCCTTGGCAATTTCCTCTGGTACTTTGCTCGCCCGGTCCAGGTATCCAGCTGCTGCCTCCCAGTCTTGCGGCGCACCCATAGAACCTACCACGCCATTGACGCAGGCTTTGAGCTCAGCGACCTGttcaacaacgccaagcGTGTCTTCCACACGGCTCTTCTCCAGGTCCAGCTCCTTGACTCTGTTGCTAAGCCTGCCTGCGGTCTCGGCTGCAGATGAGAGCATGTCATTGCTGATGGACCTGGCGGCGATGACTTGAGCACCCAAACCAGCACGCAATAAATCCAATCGTCCGAGGTCTCGTGTTAAATCGGCTTGTGTAGCAATCAGAGAGTCGAGGCGATTTGTCAACGCGGATTCTCGGTCGTGTAGGGTTGCCAGCGCAGCGCGAAGTTCGGCCACGTTGGAGACATCGCTGAGGGGCGATGGTGACTCGGGTTTTAGCTTCCCGTCCTTGTCATCGCTACCATTATGGCGATTCAATACGCCGTTTGTGAGAGCGGACATTGGCG
This window contains:
- a CDS encoding translation factor, SUA5 type (similar to Cordyceps militaris CM01 XP_006671424.1), giving the protein MNTRVVAVPHSGDPLGSFDDSKDPLARLEHWHISPDAKDAVATLTPAAEYLRTKDTPVAFPTETVYGLGADATRSASVKGIYSAKGRPSDNPLIVHVSDLHMLRSLLGSQDESAIPARYKSLIKRFWPGPLTILLPNPDPSPLAPEVTAGLKSFGVRMPSSPLALTLIKLAGVPLAAPSANASTKPSPTMAQHVKDDLDGRIELILDGGSCEVGVESTVVDGLCDPPVVLRPGGVGIDELRSCPGWEDVVKAYKDQSEEGKAAPRAPGMKYKHYSPKARVVLYESSYKDGREGIVRADAEAVAAATNGDSHAVNGSGRKKVGVIRTKRWKPAAGLRCSKLELYARQNGHSQQNGYHDETSFDVYMGDLQNGQGDAIGQIFDISLGGETRGIAQGLFSALRELDRRGADIIFVDGIDDELDIAAAVMNRLRKAASETRA
- a CDS encoding calcium-transporting ATPase 1 (similar to Aspergillus terreus NIH2624 XP_001215955.1); amino-acid sequence: MKGAIEKVLAACGTYLDKDGREIVLDSNRRQEALAAAHKMATKGLRVLAFASGPVSRSFKGRSGYGPSRTGTPGSDHNGSSLPEAHEDVYRDLMFAGLVGMSDPPRPGVSRAIRRLMRGGVKVIMITGDAETTALAIGKQLGMNIAVASEHTTSQGTVRPVLRGDEVDNMSEDDLALAMQHTTIFARTNPDHKMKIIRALQSRGDIVAMTGDGVNDAPALKKADIGISMGRHGTDVAKEAADMILTDDDFSTILRAIEEGKGIFNNIQNFLTFQLSTSAANIIMDGPPAQSLGVEKVDPDVMNRPPRRRNDAVLTKAVLMRVLTSAAIIMIGTMLIYSHEMLADGQVTRRDTTMTFTCFVFFDMFNALSCRSESKSIFRGEIGLFANNLFNWAVSLSVVCQLLVIYMPWLQEVFQTEAIGLGDLFRLIVLCSSVFWADELLKLCEVSKTMDIQDGVVACSLDIVFPEALECQHIKHSIAIYSEMGSMYFVHRGMFEIPIVSKRTEAPMKMSPSQSCRSQSNNLLFDCVLRICMCQRFGERSLVLLLQVGRRTGVWLQHTIESWVGVTLAASTNQHTSSSANKNLVDNGHGSYAPPGQILSSPMSALTNGVLNRHNGSDDKDGKLKPESPSPLSDVSNVAELRAALATLHDRESALTNRLDSLIATQADLTRDLGRLDLLRAGLGAQVIAARSISNDMLSSAAETAGRLSNRVKELDLEKSRVEDTLGVVEQVAELKACVNGVVGSMGAPQDWEAAAGYLDRASKVPEEIAKGPFATSIVPSVEVPDPPWVTLETARESLCGLFLREFEKAASHGDGTKVTRFFKLFPLIGRTDVGLDVYGRYVCQGVAGTARATLKDSGGAQERREKFFYANALTRLFEHIAQIVDSHGGLVERHYGAGKMVRVIERLQMEADVQGGIIMDAWSDERSIDRTLTDVKSYPFSFLVQSFLPQPPRGGTPRVNSPAVGGGNNPRSSEDEGVNMKEVDGLLNEIAHMLGRWSLYTRFLSGKYEDAALALPELLIKSNLYRKISAKLTTPYNVMTTFFFRRSVEKAFQLDEYPGGLSLRLNRSIEGNGPFIIMAVDDVMYIVNTVIQKSMATSQRDVIASVIPTIGRVLSSDFIGMVQRKMRDESYPKALVQGGFPPEDKIIQFIVLINSLDMANEYLSRIIGSRVVISEDQPGVLTLDASIKDSFPFDKDVAFVANSLHTLETSFISKSSELLNEGIQVLFNQVAKLRLRPIINDTFRDTDYTLNEEELAEIAQQNDESEDDMLDQVRRRFEHGWDQLMKPIARIMTPNTFSTLLDITTRYLSKTLERRILSYSGKTSPFGVVRIERDFTAIVNVVSKGDYGVREVFGKVTQLLMVANMEDDEWEELANDDEAVEWVLTEEERRKARNLVRG